A single window of Pirellulales bacterium DNA harbors:
- a CDS encoding putative DNA binding domain-containing protein, with protein MNRVGKSTRRQEHQHIEWKEVWRDEYLRWICGFANADGGKLVIGGNNDGSIIGVANASKLLVDIPNKVRDILGIVVAVNLKRKAGQEYLEIVVEPQPYPVSYKGEYHVRSGSTKQELKGAALDRFLLARQGRAWDGVPLPGVTVRSLSREALQAFRARARQSQRMTAADLKEPAAGLIDKLHLVEGKHLKRAAALAFHPEPERFVTGAFVKIGYFRTNDDLAYHDEVHGDLFTQASKTIDLLRTKYLKAAITYRGIQRVETFPVPEPALREAVLNALIHKDYASGAPVQISVYADKLMLWNPGQLPPHWTIEKLKGKHASQPFNPAIANVFFRAGEIEAWGRGIERMFAACREAGFPEPILEQEGAGFWIAFPFAAEWVEQMGVGEIREKTSVKTSVKTSVKILELLAQHPQMTLAEVAHEVGKSVRAIELAAAKLAQAGKLRFVGPKKGGHWEVRP; from the coding sequence ATGAACCGTGTGGGCAAGTCGACTCGTCGCCAGGAGCACCAGCACATCGAGTGGAAGGAGGTGTGGCGCGACGAGTACCTTCGCTGGATTTGCGGGTTCGCCAATGCCGACGGCGGCAAGCTGGTCATCGGCGGCAACAACGACGGCAGCATCATCGGCGTCGCCAACGCCAGCAAGTTGTTGGTCGACATCCCCAACAAGGTCCGCGACATCCTGGGCATCGTCGTCGCCGTCAACCTGAAGCGCAAAGCCGGCCAGGAATACCTCGAGATCGTCGTCGAGCCGCAGCCCTATCCGGTCAGCTACAAGGGGGAATACCACGTCCGTAGCGGCAGCACGAAGCAAGAACTCAAAGGGGCCGCACTCGACCGGTTTCTGCTGGCCCGCCAGGGGCGCGCCTGGGACGGGGTGCCGCTGCCCGGCGTAACGGTCCGTAGCCTGTCGCGAGAAGCCCTGCAGGCATTCCGCGCGCGAGCCCGGCAGAGCCAGCGGATGACGGCGGCCGATCTGAAGGAACCCGCCGCGGGGCTGATCGACAAGCTCCACCTGGTCGAGGGCAAGCATCTGAAGCGGGCGGCCGCGCTGGCGTTTCACCCCGAGCCCGAACGGTTCGTGACCGGGGCCTTCGTCAAGATCGGCTACTTTCGCACCAACGACGACCTGGCCTACCACGACGAAGTGCACGGCGACCTGTTCACGCAGGCGAGCAAGACGATCGACCTGCTGCGGACCAAGTATCTCAAGGCGGCGATCACCTACCGCGGCATCCAGCGGGTCGAAACGTTTCCGGTGCCTGAGCCGGCCCTGCGTGAGGCGGTGCTCAATGCCCTGATTCACAAGGACTATGCCAGCGGGGCACCGGTACAGATCAGCGTCTATGCCGACAAGCTGATGCTGTGGAACCCGGGCCAATTGCCACCCCACTGGACAATCGAAAAGCTCAAGGGCAAGCACGCCTCGCAGCCGTTCAACCCGGCCATCGCGAACGTGTTCTTCCGAGCCGGCGAGATTGAGGCCTGGGGACGAGGAATCGAGCGGATGTTTGCCGCCTGCCGCGAAGCGGGATTTCCGGAGCCCATCCTGGAGCAGGAGGGGGCGGGGTTCTGGATTGCGTTTCCGTTTGCTGCCGAGTGGGTCGAGCAGATGGGCGTGGGCGAAATTAGGGAGAAAACTTCGGTAAAAACTTCGGTAAAAACTTCGGTAAAAATCCTGGAACTGCTTGCGCAGCATCCGCAGATGACGCTGGCCGAAGTGGCACACGAGGTCGGCAAATCGGTACGGGCAATCGAACTGGCCGCGGCGAAGCTCGCCCAGGCCGGAAAACTCCGGTTTGTCGGTCCCAAGAAGGGCGGACATTGGGAGGTGCGGCCATGA
- a CDS encoding HsdR family type I site-specific deoxyribonuclease, translating to MNRVGKSERETQDRVLALFCQELGYRYLGNWCERAGNSNVEEALLTDWLRQRGYSQEHINKATYALQTAGRHTGRTLYANNQEVYKLLRYGVPAKTEVGQVTDTVHLIDWQRPEQNDFAIAEEVTLQGDHERRPDLVLYINGIAIAVIELKKGSKSLGDGIRQCVSLQDPLFHPWFFSTVQLLIAGNDSQGLQYGTIGTPEKYFLRWKEDEQDNTRYKLDKYLLKLCSKPRLLELVHDFVLFDGGVKKLPRVHQYFGIKAAQAFVDRREGGIIWHTQGSGKSIVMVLLAKWILEHNPHARVAIITDRDELDKQIERVFTEAGEAIRRTQSGRDLMRQLGQPRPRLLCSLIHKFGPQDKQSDAEFEQFIRDLEAQPSTAEGELFVFVDECHRSQSGRLHRVMKALLPDAVFIGFTGTPLLKADKQTSLEVFGRYIHTYKFSEGVEDGVVLDLVYEARDIDARLGSEDKIDAWFEAKTRGLNAWQKDELKKQWATMQKVLSSRSRMERVVEDIIFDFSVRPRLSSQKGNAILVASSIYDACKYYTLFQKTSFGKRCAVVTSYNPQAKDVTLAMVGANTETEKQFVFNTYQELLKDVAAKANMTKTEAYEEWAKDLFIHEPANMKLLIVVDKLLTGFDAPPCTYLYIDKSMQDHGLFQAICRVNRLDGDDKVFGYIVDYKDLFKKVEKTIAVYTSELDHSAGGCDPEVLIQDRLQKGRERLDEALEQLALLCEPVEPPQEELQHIHYFCGNSEIAADLEAREPQRSALYQATAGLTRAYANLADELEGAGYSPADISRIKQDVRRYTELREVIRQASGESLDLKAYEADMRHLIDTYIEASEPRKISEFDNLGLLDVIVRSGLGQAIANKLGGMKGNRQAIAETIENNVRKKIIKERLNDPAYFDRMSAMLEEIIAARRAKAIEYEEYLRQIEELTRQAQQGSGGLPRELDSKGKQALYHNLGEDLALALRVDAAVRSKLPDSWRDVHPKEQKVKQALYEVLEDEAEVERIFLIIKAQTEY from the coding sequence ATGAACCGCGTGGGCAAATCGGAACGGGAAACGCAGGATCGCGTGCTGGCGCTGTTTTGCCAGGAGTTGGGCTATCGCTACCTGGGCAATTGGTGCGAGCGGGCCGGCAACAGCAACGTCGAAGAAGCGCTGCTGACCGACTGGCTGCGCCAGCGCGGCTATTCCCAGGAGCACATCAACAAAGCGACCTATGCCCTGCAAACCGCCGGGCGACACACGGGCCGCACGCTGTATGCCAACAACCAAGAGGTTTACAAACTGCTCCGCTATGGCGTGCCGGCCAAGACCGAGGTGGGGCAGGTGACCGACACGGTCCACCTGATCGACTGGCAACGGCCCGAGCAGAACGACTTTGCGATTGCCGAAGAGGTGACGCTGCAGGGGGACCATGAGCGACGGCCCGACCTGGTCTTGTACATCAATGGCATCGCGATCGCCGTGATCGAACTCAAAAAAGGCTCGAAGTCGCTCGGCGACGGGATCCGGCAATGCGTGTCGTTGCAAGACCCACTGTTCCACCCCTGGTTCTTCAGCACGGTCCAGTTGCTGATCGCCGGCAACGACTCGCAAGGGCTGCAATACGGCACGATCGGCACCCCGGAGAAATACTTCCTGCGCTGGAAGGAAGACGAGCAGGACAACACCCGCTACAAGCTCGACAAGTACCTGCTGAAGCTGTGCAGCAAACCGCGGCTGCTGGAACTGGTGCACGACTTTGTGCTGTTCGACGGCGGTGTGAAAAAGCTGCCGCGGGTGCACCAGTATTTCGGCATTAAGGCGGCCCAGGCATTTGTCGACCGGCGCGAAGGGGGGATCATCTGGCACACCCAGGGCAGCGGCAAGAGCATTGTGATGGTGCTCCTGGCCAAATGGATCCTGGAGCACAACCCCCATGCCCGCGTGGCGATCATCACCGACCGCGACGAGCTCGATAAGCAGATCGAACGGGTGTTTACCGAGGCGGGCGAGGCGATCCGCCGGACGCAGAGCGGGCGCGATCTGATGCGGCAGTTGGGGCAGCCGCGGCCACGGCTGTTGTGCTCGCTGATCCATAAGTTCGGCCCCCAGGACAAGCAGAGCGACGCCGAGTTCGAGCAGTTCATCCGCGACCTCGAGGCGCAGCCGAGCACGGCCGAAGGGGAGCTGTTCGTGTTCGTCGACGAATGTCACCGCAGTCAGAGCGGCCGGCTGCATCGGGTGATGAAGGCCCTGCTGCCCGACGCCGTGTTTATCGGCTTTACGGGCACGCCGCTGTTGAAGGCCGACAAGCAGACCAGCCTTGAGGTGTTTGGCCGCTACATCCACACCTACAAGTTCAGCGAAGGGGTCGAGGACGGCGTGGTGCTCGACCTGGTCTATGAGGCCCGCGACATCGACGCGCGATTGGGGTCGGAGGACAAGATCGACGCCTGGTTCGAAGCCAAGACGCGGGGGCTGAACGCCTGGCAGAAGGATGAGCTGAAAAAGCAATGGGCCACGATGCAGAAGGTGCTCAGCTCGCGTTCGCGGATGGAGCGGGTGGTGGAGGACATTATCTTCGATTTTAGCGTCCGGCCGCGGCTCTCGAGCCAGAAGGGGAATGCGATCCTCGTGGCGTCGAGCATCTACGACGCCTGCAAGTACTACACGCTGTTTCAAAAAACGAGCTTTGGCAAGCGGTGCGCGGTCGTGACCTCGTACAACCCGCAGGCCAAGGACGTCACGCTGGCGATGGTCGGGGCGAACACCGAGACCGAAAAGCAGTTCGTGTTCAACACCTACCAGGAACTGCTCAAGGACGTGGCGGCGAAAGCCAACATGACGAAGACCGAGGCCTATGAGGAATGGGCCAAGGACTTGTTCATCCACGAACCGGCCAACATGAAGCTGCTGATTGTGGTCGATAAGCTGCTGACCGGCTTCGACGCCCCGCCGTGTACGTACCTGTACATCGACAAGTCGATGCAGGACCATGGGTTGTTCCAGGCCATCTGCCGGGTGAATCGGCTCGACGGCGACGACAAGGTGTTCGGCTACATCGTCGACTACAAGGACCTGTTCAAGAAGGTCGAGAAAACGATCGCCGTGTACACCTCCGAGCTCGATCACAGCGCCGGCGGCTGCGATCCCGAGGTGCTGATCCAAGACCGTCTGCAGAAAGGCCGCGAGCGGCTGGACGAGGCCTTGGAACAGCTTGCGCTACTCTGCGAACCGGTCGAGCCGCCCCAGGAGGAACTGCAGCACATCCATTATTTTTGTGGGAACTCGGAGATCGCTGCCGATTTGGAAGCACGCGAGCCCCAGCGTTCGGCCTTGTACCAGGCAACCGCAGGGCTGACCCGAGCCTATGCCAACCTGGCCGATGAGCTGGAAGGGGCCGGATACAGCCCGGCGGACATTAGCCGCATCAAGCAAGACGTCCGCCGATACACCGAGCTTCGCGAAGTCATTCGCCAGGCCAGCGGCGAGAGCCTCGATCTGAAGGCCTATGAGGCCGACATGCGGCACCTGATCGACACCTACATCGAGGCGAGCGAGCCGCGCAAGATCTCGGAATTTGATAACCTCGGGTTGCTGGACGTGATTGTCCGCTCGGGCCTCGGCCAGGCCATCGCCAACAAGCTCGGGGGCATGAAAGGCAATCGGCAAGCGATCGCCGAGACGATCGAGAACAACGTCCGCAAGAAGATCATCAAGGAGCGGCTCAACGACCCGGCGTATTTCGACCGCATGTCGGCCATGCTGGAGGAAATCATCGCGGCCCGCAGGGCCAAGGCGATCGAGTACGAAGAATACCTGCGGCAGATCGAGGAGCTGACCCGGCAGGCGCAGCAGGGGTCCGGCGGATTGCCCAGGGAGCTGGACTCCAAGGGCAAACAGGCGCTCTATCACAACCTGGGAGAAGATTTGGCGCTGGCCCTGCGCGTGGACGCTGCCGTGCGGAGCAAGCTGCCGGACAGCTGGCGAGACGTGCACCCCAAGGAGCAGAAGGTCAAGCAGGCGCTGTACGAGGTGCTCGAAGACGAGGCGGAGGTCGAGCGGATTTTTCTGATCATCAAGGCCCAGACGGAATACTGA
- a CDS encoding M48 family metallopeptidase, with amino-acid sequence MIRRFRLGTIPVEVTLKDIKHVHLSVHPPAGRVRIAAPARMQLDTIRIFAISKLGWIKQQQRKLRDQPRETRREYLPRESHWVWGQRYLLAVEHADQAPTITLRPRRMVLTVRPDTSPDQRARIVDAWYRAQIREALPALLAKWEKRLGVSATRWFVQRMKTKWGSCNPATGSIRLNTELAKKPPECLEYIVVHELVHLIEPTHNERFVALMNRHLPRWQHLRQVLNRLPVRHEGWQY; translated from the coding sequence ATGATCCGGCGCTTCCGCTTAGGCACCATCCCGGTCGAGGTGACGCTCAAGGACATCAAGCATGTCCACCTGAGCGTGCACCCACCTGCGGGGCGGGTACGGATCGCTGCCCCGGCGCGGATGCAGCTCGACACGATCCGCATCTTCGCGATCTCGAAACTGGGGTGGATCAAGCAGCAGCAGCGAAAGCTCCGGGATCAGCCCCGCGAGACGCGGCGCGAGTATCTGCCGCGGGAAAGTCATTGGGTGTGGGGCCAACGTTATCTCTTGGCAGTTGAGCATGCTGACCAAGCGCCCACGATCACGCTCCGCCCGCGCCGGATGGTGCTGACGGTGCGACCGGACACCAGTCCGGACCAACGCGCGCGGATTGTCGACGCCTGGTATCGCGCCCAGATCCGCGAGGCGCTCCCTGCGTTGTTGGCGAAATGGGAAAAGCGGCTGGGGGTGTCGGCGACACGGTGGTTTGTCCAGCGGATGAAAACGAAATGGGGGAGCTGTAACCCCGCGACGGGTAGTATCCGGCTGAATACCGAACTGGCCAAAAAGCCACCGGAGTGCCTGGAGTACATCGTGGTCCACGAACTGGTCCACTTGATCGAACCGACGCATAACGAGCGTTTCGTGGCGCTCATGAACCGCCACCTGCCGCGCTGGCAACACCTTCGGCAAGTGCTCAATCGATTGCCGGTGAGGCACGAGGGGTGGCAGTACTGA